From Nicotiana tabacum cultivar K326 chromosome 20, ASM71507v2, whole genome shotgun sequence, one genomic window encodes:
- the LOC142174264 gene encoding uncharacterized protein LOC142174264, whose protein sequence is MRRKSRIRWIKWGDVNTKYFTAVIKEKIVRKQIVELNTLTGNKITDPKAISDEIITFYRSLMEISAKELPAINSTGRLYTREKKGDNIILSHELVQAYNRKHMSPRCMIKIDLQKDYDRVEWCYLEQVLEELAFPRKFIAWIAECLKIVNYSILGNSEPTEPFDAARGLRQ, encoded by the exons ATGAGACGGAAATCTAGAATTAGATGGATCAAATGGGGTGATGTTAATACTAAGTATTTCACCGCAGTAATCAAGGAGAAAATAGTCAGAAAACAAATAGTGGAGCTCAACACACTTACAGGAAATAAGATCACTGACCCAAAGGCTATTAGTGATGAAATTATCACCTTTTATAGAAGCCTAATGGAGATATCAGCCAAGGAGCTACCTGCTATCAACAG CACGGGAAGGCTTTATACCAGGGAGAAAAAAGGTGATAACATCATATTGTCTCATGAGCTAGTTCAGGCTTACAATAGAAAGCATATGTCTCCTAGGTGTATGATCAAAATTGACCTTCAAAAAGATTATGACAGAGTTGAATGGTGCTATCTGGAGCAGGTATTGGAGGAATTAGCTTTCCCCAGAAAATTCATTGCTTGGATTGCAGAATGTCTTAAAATAGTGAACTACTCTATCTTGGGTAATAGTGAACCAACTGAACCTTTCGATGCTGCAAGGGGCTTGAGACAATAG
- the LOC107795276 gene encoding uncharacterized protein LOC107795276: MLALRLVRRFGTASHIAAATAIASSGAAGKNSSKGLVSKRKPLKVDEPALIKLKRERNPEKLFQLFKENAHNKVVVENRFVFEDTVSRLAGAGRFDYIENLLEHQKTLPQGRREGFIIRLIMLYGKAGMTQHAVNTFYDMHLYGCPRTIKSFNAALKVLTQSRDLKAIESFLWDVPEKFSINIDILSVNTVISSFCEMGILEKAYLVMVEMEKLGITPDVFTYTTLISAFYKVNRWQIGDGLWNLMVGKGCMPNVATFNVRIQFLVNVGLAWEANKLLLLMKHIGITPDEVTYNLVIKGFCRAENLDMAKRIYSALRGAGFKPNAKIYQTMIHYLSRAGEFDLAYSMCRDSMQKNWFPSLDSIKKLLEGLCKDGTEEKMGKARFLIILAKKKIPPFSSDALNVMQSIIACS; the protein is encoded by the coding sequence ATGCTCGCTCTGCGCCTGGTTCGCAGATTTGGAACTGCGAGTCACATTGCTGCTGCCACAGCTATTGCTTCCTCAGGTGCTGCTGGTAAGAATTCCAGTAAAGGTTTAGTATCTAAAAGAAAGCCGTTAAAAGTAGATGAACCTGCACTTATTAAGCTAAAAAGGGAAAGGAACCCTGAGAAGTTGTTTCAGTTATTTAAGGAGAATGCTCATAATAAGGTTGTTGTTGAGAACCGCTTTGTGTTTGAAGACACGGTTTCTCGCTTAGCAGGTGCGGGCAGGTTTGATTATATTGAAAATCTGCTTGAGCATCAGAAGACTCTGCCGCAAGGTCGGCGTGAAGGTTTCATTATTCGGCTTATAATGCTCTACGGGAAGGCTGGGATGACACAGCATGCTGTAAATACCTTCTATGATATGCATTTATATGGTTGTCCGCGGACTATTAAGTCATTCAACGCTGCACTCAAGGTTTTGACTCAATCTCGTGATTTGAAGGCGATTGAGTCATTCCTGTGGGATGTTCCTGAGAAGTTCTCCATCAATATAGATATACTTTCAGTAAATACAGTCATTAGCTCATTTTGTGAAATGGGTATCTTGGAGAAGGCTTATTTGGTCATGGTTGAGATGGAAAAGTTAGGTATAACACCTGATGTTTTTACATATACGACACTTATATCTGCCTTTTATAAAGTCAACAGATGGCAGATTGGTGATGGATTGTGGAACCTCATGGTCGGTAAGGGATGTATGCCTAATGTTGCTACCTTTAACGTTAGAATTCAATTCTTAGTAAATGTGGGGCTTGCTTGGGAAGCTAATAAATTGTTGCTGTTAATGAAACATATTGGGATAACTCCTGATGAGGTTACGTACAATTTAGTGATCAAAGGCTTTTGCCGAGCAGAGAATCTTGATATGGCAAAAAGAATCTATTCTGCCTTACGTGGTGCAGGCTTCAAGCCAAATGCTAAAATCTATCAGACAATGATTCATTACCTGTCTAGAGCTGGTGAGTTTGATTTGGCATATTCAATGTGTAGAGATAGCATGCAAAAGAATTGGTTTCCAAGTCTTGATAGTATTAAAAAGTTACTTGAAGGGCTGTGCAAAGATGGAACGGAGGAAAAGATGGGAAAGGCTCGATTTTTAATCATCCTGGCTAAGAAAAAGATACCTCCTTTCTCATCAGACGCTTTGAATGTGATGCAGTCAATAATAGCTTGTAGTTAA